TTCGGCGTGCTGTGGGCCGTGGGCGGCCAGGAAGGCAGCATGGACAACAACAGTGCCGTCGCTGCGGGTGCCACCTACACCGGGCCGGTGACCCTGTCCGCGTCCTACCAGATCATCAAGGACCAGGGGACCGGCAACAACAACGTCAAGCACTGGGGCCTGGGGGCCGCCAAGGGGTTCGGCGACTTCACCTTCAAGATCAATTACCTGCGTGCCAAGAACGAAACCCGCACGGGCATGAACGTCTCCGACGTGTCGGGCCTGGGCGTGGGTGCCGACTGGCACTGGGCCGAGCGTCAGACCGCGACGGTGGCCTACTACCACAACAAGGATCACGAGAACACCAACGACGAGACCCGCAACGTGGTGCTGAGCAACGACTTCGCCTGGCGTCCGGATACCACGGTCTATGTCCAGGCCGCGTTTGTGGACGCGGGTGATGCCGCGACCATCAAGACCAGCATCGTCGCCGCCGGCATCCCCGCCGTGGGCAAGAAGACCTGGCTGCTGAACACCGGTATCAACTTCAACTTCTGATACCGAGTCGTTCCAGGCTGGACCGGACGGCGGCTTTGCCGCCCGGTCCAGCCGAGCCCGCCAACAATTTGCAGGCGCGGATTTCATTGACGCCTGTGCGTGCCCCACACCAACAGGAGTTCCCATGAACAAGCAATCCGATTTCCGGCATCCGTCGCTTGCCCGTCTGCTCGCGGTCGGCGTAGTGACCGCGATGTGTCTGTCGATCGCGTCCGCGTGGGCAGAGGATCCCGAGCCGCCCCTGGGCGTCAACGTGCTTGCGCCCGGCTTCAAGTGGCGTCCGAACTACGTGTCCGAAGACATGCTGCTGCATGCCGACAAGGACGCCAACAACTGGCTGAACTATGGCAAGGACTACGAGGCCACCCGCTTCAGTCAGTTGCGCCAGATCAACCAGGACAACGTCGTCAAGCTGGTGCCCAAGTGGAACCTGTCCTTCGGCGTGACCGACGCGCAGGACAGCCAGACCACGGTGGTCAATGGCCGTATCTACGTCACCGCGTCCCAGAACAAGGTCTTCTCCATCGACGGCGAATCCGGCCGCATCATCTGGAAGTACGAGCATCCGCTGCCTGGCGACATCGGCCCGCGGCTGTGCTGCGAGGCGGTCAACCGGGGCGTCGCGGTGTTCAAGGACATGGTCTACATGGCCACGCTGGATTCCCACGTGGTGGCGCTCGACAACACCACCGGCCGCGTGAAGTGGGACGTCAAGCTGGGCGACTACAAGACCGGCGAGATCTACACCTCGATGCCGCTGGTGGCCAACGGCATGATCATGGTGGGCAACTCGGGCAGTGACGTGGGCGCCAACGCCGGCAAGATCACCGCGCTCGACCCCGACACCGGCAAGATCGTGTGGCAGACCTTCACCCGCCCGGTGAGCGAGGACGATCCGGCCGCCAAGACCTGGGCCGACGGCTCGTGGAAGACCGGTGGCGCCTCCGCGTGGCTGACCGGCAACTACGACCCCAAGACCAAGACCATCTTCTGGGGCGTGGGCAACCCGACGCCGGACTTCGACCCGCGCGTGCGCGAGGGCGACAACCTGTACAGCAACTCGACCCTGGCGCTCGATGCCGACACCGGCAAGATCAAGCACTACTTCCAGTACACCCCGCACGGCTCCTGGGACTATGACGGCAACAACGAAGTCATCCTGATCAAGGACGAGAAGGGGCGCGACGTGTGGCTGCACGCCGACCGCAACGGCCACCTGTACTCCATCAACCGCGACAACGCCAAGTGCAACTGGGTGGTGCCCATCGCGCGCGTGAACTGGGTGAAGAAGTTCACCGACAACTGCCGCCCGGTGGTCAATCCGGACAAGGTGCCGGCCTACGACAAGGTGGTGACCGACATCGCGCCGATCCTGGACGGTGGCAAGGAGTGGCACCCGGCGGCCTACAGCCCGCTCACCAAGCTGATGTACGTGCCCTTCATCGACAGCTCCATGGACATCCAGTCGAAGAAGATGGAATGGAAGTCCGGCGAGTGGTTCCTGTCCTCCAAGGTGCTCAAGGCCAATCCCTACACCGGCGGCGTGAAGGCCTTCAACGCCACCACCGGCGAACTGGTGTGGTCGCGGCCGCAAAGCACGCCGGCCACCAGCGGTCTGGTCGCCACGGCGGGCGGACTGGTGTTCTCCGGCGATGCCGAGGGCTGGTTCTCGGCCATGCGTGACGACACCGGCGAGACCCTGTGGCGCTTCAACGTCGGCACCGGCATCCACGGCAACCCGACCACCTTCAACGTCGATGGCAAGCAGTACGTGGCCATCGTCTATGGCCCGGGGGGTGGCAGCCTGTGGCCGCTGGTCTATGGTGAGCTGTTCAAGCACCAGAACCGTGGTGGCGGCATGATCGTGTTCGGTCTGCCGGACTGAGCACAGGCCACAGTGACACACCGGGCCGGATGGCCCGGTGTGTGCAAGGAGCATGTGATGTCTGAACGAGCAACCCGGCCATACGCCCGCTGGATCGTGGCAGGCCTGATGGCCTTGGCCATGGGCTCCGCCGGGGCCCAGAACGGCGCCTCCAACCCGCCGCTGCGCGTGTGCGTGGCCGACGACAACGCGCCGTTCTCCGGCGCCAGCGGTGCCGATCGCGGCATCGACGTGGACCTGGCCGAAGAACTGGGCCGGCGCCTGACGCGCACCGTCCAGCTCGACTGGATCCGCATCCCCAACCGCGGCGGCCTGGGCAAGGCCCTGAACCAGTCACTGGCCAAGGGGCAGTGCGATGTGTTCGCCGGCATCCCCTACGGCGGTGAGGTCCGCGCGGATCTGGCCGAGAAGGGCCTGGCGGTGTCGGCCCCGTATCTGGCCGCAGCCTATGTGCTGGTGCAGGCGCCGGGCCATCACCTCACCTCGCTGTCGGACCTGCATCGGGTCGCGCATCTGGGCGCGGTGACGGCGACGCCGGCGGACCTGTACCTGTTCCAGGCGGGTCTGCATCGCACGCCTTACGGCAGCAATCGCGATCTGGTCACGGCCCTGGCGAAGGGCGAGGTGGACGCGGCCCCGGTGTGGTCGCCGGCGCTGGCCCGGCTCAAGGCGGACGGCGTGGCCCTGTGGCCGGACGCGGTGGTGCCGGACGTGCATTTCAGCGGTGAGATGAAAACCCGCTTCGTGCTCGCCCTGCGTGCCGACGAGCCGGATCTGCTGGCCCGGGTCAATACCGCGCTGGCGGCCATGAAGAGCGATGGCGTCGTGCGCTCCGTGGCCGATCGTTACGGACTGCCCCTGGCCGACGCGCCGTGAACGCGAACATCCCGGAGGGCGGCGTCTGAATCGCCCCCGGATCGGTCGGTTCCGACCGACCCCCAACCCCAATGGATGAGTGAAACAATGAAACGCAACAATCATGATGGCCCGAATCTGCGTGTGCTGGCGGGCGTGCTGGCAGTGGCCGCCGTGGCCCTGTGCTGGAGCCCGTTGAGCCGGGCCTTCGGCGTGACCGGTGCGGCGGCGTCCGCCAACCCGGTGGCCGGGCAGCCCGACGCCGCCCGCCATGGCGAGGAGCTGTTCGGCCGCATCTGCCAGCAGTGTCATAACACCCGTGGCCACGGCGGCAAGTGTCCGCAGCTGGTGCGCGGCGCCTGGGCGCCCGGCGGTGCCAATTCCGACCAGCTGATGTTCAACACCATCACGCATGGGCGCCCGGGCACCCAGATGGGGGCCTTCGGCGAGGTGCTGACCAAGGAGCAGATCTGGCAGATCATCACCTTCCTGCGCGAGGAGGCGGTGCGGGTCAAGGCTGCCGACGCCAAGAAACCGAAGGACGATGAAGCCGATCTGTGGTACTGATCGGGTTTCAGGACATGTGCATCAACCCAGGAGAAGGACACGCAATGACAATACCCCGAACGACAATGCTCGCCTGCCTGCTCGCCGGTCTGACCGGCGCGGTTCATGCCGAGGGGGGCGTGACGCGGCTGTGGGAGACGGAGGCCCGGCTGCGCAATCCGGAATCCATCGTGCCCGCCGCCGACGGCGAGCGGTACTACGTGTCGAACGTGGACGGTGAGCCCAATGCCAAGGACGGCAAGGGCTTCATCTCCCTGCTCGACAAGAACGGCCACATCCTCAAGCTCGAATGGGTGAGCGGCCTGAACGCGCCCAAGGGCCTGGCGCGGGTGGGCGAGCGCCTCTATGTCTCCGACATCGACGAGCTGGTCGAGATCGACACCCGCAGCGGCACCATCGTCAAGCGCTATCCGGCCGAGGGGGCGCAGTTCCTCAACGACGTGGCGGCCGACGCGGCCGGCAACGTCTATGTGTCGGGCATGCTCACCAACCGCATCTACCGGCTCCACGACGGCACCTTCGACAAGTGGCTGGAGTCTCCCGAACTGGCCAATCCCAACGGCGTGACCGTGCGCGGCGATCAGCTCCTGGTCGGTGCCTGGGGGGTGATGACGCCGGGCGGCTTCGCCACCAAGGTGCCCGGTCATGTGAAGGTGGTGTCGCTGGCGACAAAGCAGATCCGTGATTTTGGCGGCAGCGAACCGGTCGGCAACCTCGACGGCATCGAGCCGATGGCCGACGGCAGCGTGCTGGTGACCGACTGGATGGCCGGTGGCCTCATGCGCGTGACCGCCGACGGTAAGGTCCACGTGCTCGACAAGCTCGCCCAGGGCTCGGCCGACCTGGGCTATGTGCCCGCCACCGGCACGGTGCTGGTGCCGATGATGAACAACGGCACCGTGATCGCGTTTCACCTCGATTGACGCGCCTCGGACGCGTCGTCGTTTGCCGCCCCGTGGTCTTACCCGGGGCGGTTTTCTTTTGTGTGCCAAGGGCTTGAAGTGTCTCGCGAGCGGTGAGACACCTGTCGCGACCCGTCTCACTTCCGTCCGCCCGGCTGAGACAGCTGCCCTGCCGTGGGATATTTTCAAGTTACTGAAAATAAAGAGATTTCAATCTGGCACGGAAGTCGCACTATATTGGCCAGCGACATCGACACGGGCACAGGTCTCCCGACATGTCGCCCAAAGGAGCGGCTGCGGGGCGCAGCCGAAACAACAACTCATGGAGACACTCATGACTTCAGCGCGATACAACATCGTCGGCAGCATGCTTGCACTGGTCGGCGCCATGGCGACGATCAGCCCGGCGATGGCCGACAAGGGCCCGGGGTTCGAAGACCCGAACAACTGGCCCCAGTATCACCGTACCTACAACGCCTGGCGCTTCAGCCCGTTGGCCGACATCAACAAGGACAACGTCTCGAAGCTCAAGGTGGCCTGGATCCATCAGCCGGGCAACATCACCCACGGCCTGCAGGCGACCCCGATCGAGATCGACGGCGTGCTGTACTACATCTCCGCCTTCAACAACGTGTGGGCGGTGAACGCCGCCACCGGCGAGACCCTCTGGCACTATGCGCCGAAACTGGCACCGATCTCCAAGCAGGTGTTCTACGCGGCGGCGAGCCGTGGCGTGACCGTCGGTCGCGGCAAGGTCTTCCTCGGCACCCTGGACGGACGCATGATCGGTCTCGACCAGAAGACCGGCAAGCAGGTGTGGTCCACCCAGCTGACCGACCAGAAGAACGAGTACGGCGCCCTGTTCTCGTCGCCGCCGCAGCTGGCCGGCAACGTGCTGTTCGGCGGCACCACCGGTGGTGACCAGCCCATGCGCGGCAAGATCTACGCGGTCAACGCCGACACGGGCGAGCGTGTGTGGACCTTCGAAGTCCCGCAGGACGACCCGAAGAGCTGGCCGGGCGATTCCTACAAGCGTGGCGGCGGTACCGCCTGGCTGCCGGGTACCTACGATCCGAGCACCGACACCATCTACATCGGCACCTCCAACGCGTCGCCCGACTACTTCACCCGTGGCCGTGAAGGCGACAACAAGTGGACCGCCAGCCTGCTGGCCCTCGATCCGAAGACCGGCAAGCTCAAGTGGGCGCGTCAGGAAACCCCGCACGACGCCTGGGACTTCGGTGCTCCTTACGAGGCGCTGATCGTCAAGGACAAGGAAGGCAAGGACGTGATTGTTCACCTGAACAAGAGCGGCTTCGTCTATGTCATGGACAAGAACAACGGCAAGCTCGAGAACGCCTGGCAGTTCGCCGAGCACCTGAACTGGGCCAAGGGCGTCGACAAGAAGACCGGCAAGCCCATCGACCCGGTCTATCCGGAAGTGGGCAAGACCAAGCTGTTCTGCCCGAACCTGCTCGGCGCGCGCAGCTGGAACCATGGCGCCTACAACCCGGGCACCGGCCTGTGGTACTCCCACGCCATGGAAGTGTGTAACGAGGTCGTGTCCGGTCCGGACGATCCCAACAGCCTGAAGGCGATCTCGGCCCTGTCGCTCGGTATCGCGTCGATCAAGCTGGTGCCGCCGCCCAATGACGAGTCCCATGGCCGCCTGGATGCGCGCGACCCGATCACCGGCAAGGTCAAGTGGAGCATCCGCTACGACATGCCGCCGCTCTCCAGCGTGCTGACCACGGCCGGTGGCCTGGTCTTCACCGGCGACATGAAAGGTCACATCTTTGGCTATGATGCCGACAACGGCAAGGAGCTGTGGCACTTCAACGCGGGTTCCGGCCTGCGCGGCGGCCCGATCAGCTACAAGGTGGACGGCAAGCAGTACATCGTGATCCCGACCGGTCTCGGCTCTCACGCGCCGGGCTTCCTGGCCGGCGCCTACCCGCAGATCAAGGACCTGCCGGGTGGTGCGGCGCTGATCGCCTTCACCCTCGAGTAATCAACCTCCTAGCGGCGGGTGCATGGACCCGCTTCCTTGCCCCGGGGGCGCGCGGCGCGCCCGGGGATTTTTGTTTCACCCTTGTTTCACACGCGAGTCCGCGAGGATTCGCGGGGAGTCAGAGTCAGCATGAACCAAGCGAATCGTCCAGGCGCCCTGGGGCGCCAGTTCCGCCGGGCCAGCGCCCGTCTTCTTCCCATGGCGCTTGCCGTCGCCTGTGCCGTGCCGGCCTGGGCCGTGGCGCCGCCGGCCGACGACAATTCGGCCGCAGTGGCGGCCGGGCAGCGACGTTTCGACAAACTGTGTACCAAGTGCCACGGTCCGGCCGGCGACGGCACCCCAGGCCGCGCGCCGAAGCTGCAGCAGCGTACCGATCTGCCCGAGGCGCTCATCCGCGAGCGCATCATGACCGGCAAGCATGGCGATCACCCGATGCCGCCCTGGGGCACGGTCCTCGACGCCAAGGCGATCGACGAGCTCGTGGCCTACGTGAAGTGGCTGGGCGAACACCAGGGTACCGATGCGACCGAGCCGGTGCCGCCCTTCGACCTGAACGACAAGGCGCGCATCGAGGCCGGTCACACGCGCTTCAACAAGACCTGCGCGGGCTATTGCCACGGCTACGATGGCGTCGGCGGACGCGCGCCCGACTTCAAGGGCCGCACCGACCTGACCACCAAGCTCGCCTTCGAGACCATCTACAACGGCCGCGTCGGCGCCGACGTGATGCCCCCGTGGGGCGGGGCCCTGTCCGACGAGCAGATCTGGGAGCTGGTCGCCTATCTGCACTATCTGGGGACCCTGCCGGCCGAATGAACGTTCGCGCCGGACAATGAAAACGGGCGGCCGCAGCCGCCCGTTTTTTTGTGCCCGTAGCGGGCCTACCAGGCGCTGTCGCGGCGGTTCGGCGGCACGATCTGGAGCTTGTCGAGCTTGCGGTAGAAGGTGGCGCGGGACATGCCCAGCTCCTGGGCCGAACGCTTGACCTGCCACTGGTTGCGCCGCAGCGTCTCGATCATGCGCGCGCGCAGCATCGCCTCGGTATCGGTCAGCTCCACGGGAGGGCGGTGCGAGGCCGGCTGCGGCGGGCGTGCGGTCATGACCGGCGGTGCCGGCAGCTCCGGCAGCCCGTGATGGCCGGCCTCCACGCCTTCGCCCGTCGGGCTGAAGATCTCCGGCGGGAAATGCTCCGGACGCAGGGCGTTGCCGTCGGAAATGGCGCAGGCGTAGCGCATGGCGTGACGCAGCTGGCGGATGTTGCCGGGCCAGCGGTACTGCTCCAGGGCGCGCCGCACCTCGCTGTCCAGTTCCTGCCCCTCGCGTCCCATGGCGGCCGATTCGTCGCGCAGCACCCGGTCGATCACCTGGGTGATGTCGGTGCGTTCGCGCAGCGGCGGCAGCATGAACACCGCGGCATTGAGGCGGTAGTACAGATCCTCGCGGAAGCGGCCTTCGCGCACCAGCTCCGGCAGGTTCTGGTGAGTGGCGCAGATGATGTGCAGATTCACCGGGGTGGGCGTCTCCGCCCCCAGCGGCAACACCTCGCCTTCGGCGAGCACGCGCAGCAGCCGGCACTGCAGCTGCAGCGGCATGTCGCCGATTTCGTCGAGGAACAGGGTGCCGCCGTCGGCCTGCAGGATCTTGCCGCGCGCGCCCTTGTTGCGTGCGCCGGTGAAGGCGCCGTCGCGGTAGCCGAACAGCTCGCTTTCGATGAGGTTCTCGGGGATGGCCGCGCAGTTGAGGGCCACGAAGGGCTTGTCGCGGCGTTCCGAGTAGTCGTGGATCGCACGCGCGAAGGCCTCCTTGCCGGTGCCGGTCTCGCCCAGCAGCATGGCGGGGATGTCCCGGTTGGCGATCTTCAGCGCGCGCTCGACGTTGTCGCGCAGACGCACGTCCTCGATGGCCAGGTGGCTGAAGCCGCGCAGGTGGCTCGAGGGCGCGGCGACCGGCGCCTGGGGCGCGTTGGGCTTCTCGTGCTCCGGGCGGGCCGCCGAGCGGCGCCGCAGGGCCGGGGCGTGCAGGTTGGCGAACAGGCGCTCGCCGGTGCCCTGGAGGCGCAGCGGGAAGGCCTGCCCCGGCCGCCCGTGGGCGGTGGCGAGGATGTCGTGCGCGGTGCACTCGAACAGGTCGTGGATGAATTCCGGCGCCGGGCCGTCGCGGGTGAACATCTCCAGCTTGGCGCGCCGGTTGCCGCCCATGATGCGGCCGTTCTCGTCGAAGCCGATCAGGTAGTCGGTCTGCACGCTCAGGTACTCGGCCAGGCGGCCGCACTGCAGCACCCAGTAGGGGCGCAGGGTGTAGTAGGCGAAGGCGTTCTCGATCTGCTGGGCGCGTTCGATGACCATGCGGAACACCAGCAGCTGGCTGTCGCGCCCTTCGGGCGAGTACAGGGCCGAGGCGTCGAGCAGCGCGATCGGGCGGTCTTCCATGCCGAAGATGGGCGCCGAGCTGCAGGTGAAGCCGATGTTGTGGGTGCGGAAGTGTTCGTTGCGATGGACCAGGGTGGGCTGGCCGTCGATGAGGCTGGTGCCCACGCCGCAGGTGCCTTCGTAGTCTTCCGACCAGCAGGTGCCCGGGCGGAAGCCCTGGTCGCGGAACTCGCGATCCAGGCTCGGTACCGTGCGGTAGTCGATGGTGACGCCCTCGGCATCGGTCATGAGCACGCAGTAGTTGGCGGGCAGGACCTGGGCGTGCAGCCGGTCGATGCCTTCGCGCGAGATGCGCATGAAGGCTTCGAGGCGTTCGCGGTGTTCGCGCAGCTCCTGCGAGGTGACCACGCGCGGGGTGTTGATCTGCGCCGGATCGACCTGGTGTTTGTTCAGGGAACGCTCCCACGAACGCATCAGGCGCTGGGCGCTGGCGTCCGGGCCGAGCATGGATTTGCTTTCGACGACCTCCAGCACCTTGCCCACGTGTCGTGCGACAGCTTGGGGTGATTGCATTTGTCTCCTCCGTTCCGGTCTGTCGTGCGCCGGTTTTGATGGGTCGCGCAGGGTTTTTATTGTGGCACGCGACGTATGGCTTTTCCCCTGCTCGCACAGTAGGAGCCTTGTCTCACCAAAGCAATAGGTACACGTGTCTCATCGTGCTGAGACAGCTGTGGCGGGAGTCCGCTCCGGTGATTCATCTGTCTTCCCGGCGTGGGGCGTCCGGGGCCTGCTCCGGTGCCGCCGCCGGGATTTTTTTGCCTCTGTAAGTTTCTGATATTTAGTTGGAAAAAAGGTTTCTTGTGGGTGTGGGTGATGCCGTGACCATGCTTCCGGCACGACTCCTGCGCAGGGGATGTCCGTCACTCATTCAGGAGTCCCCGTGCCCATCGCCAGCCCCCGTGAAGTCATCGTCGGCATCGTCGCCAACCCCGCCTCGGGGCGTGACATCCGGCGCCTGACCGCCAAGGCGTCGGTGTTTCCGACCGCCGAGAAGGCCAACATGGTCCAGCGCGTGCTCGGCCCGTTGGGCCGGCTCGGGGTGGACCGGGTGTTGATGATGCCGGACAAGACCGGCATCAGCGCCGGCATCGTGCGGGCCCTGCGCACCCACCACGCCTCACGCCTGCCGCCGTGGCCGCAGGTGGAGTTTCTCGACATGCCGATCACCGAGACGCAGGAGGATACGGTCCGTGCGGCGCGCATGATCGAGGCGGCCGGCGCGGCGCTGGTGGTGGTGCTCGGCGGCGACGGCACCCATCGCGTGGTGGCCTCGGCCTGCCCGACCCTGCCGATGGCGACCCTGTCCAGCGGCACCAACAATGTGTTCCCCGATCTGCGCGAGGCCACCGTGGTCGGCCTGGCGGCGGCGCTGTTCGCCACCGGGCGGATCACGGCCGACGAGGCGCTGCGGGCGAACAAGCGGCTGGTGGTGAGCTGCGGAGGGCGCGAGGAGATCGCGCTGGTCGATGCCTGCGTCACCCGGCTCGACCACATCGGCGCCCGCGCGGTGTGGGAGCCGTCGAGCATCACCGAACTGTTCGTGACCTTCGCCGAGCCCGACGCCATCGGGCTGTCGGCCATCGCCGCGGCGGTCGAGACGGTGCCGCGCGACGGGGAGCACGGCCTGCACGTGCGCTGCGGCGAGGGCGGCCGGCCGGTGCTGGCGCCGATCGCCCCCGGCGTGCTCGCAGACATGGACATCGTGGAGGCCACGCGGCTGGAGGCGGGCGTGTCCTGCCCCATCGCGGCCCGCCACGGAAGCATCGCGCTCGACGGCGAGCGCGAAATCGAACTGGACGGCAGCGAGCAGGCATGGATCCGGCTCGATCATGCCGGTCCTCCGACCCTCGACGTGCCCGCCGCGCTCGCCGCCGCGCGCACGCGTGGTGTGTCGCAGCCGTTCGGGCTGCCCCAAGTTGTCGGGTCCTCCGCTCGCGGAGACTCGCATTCGGTCGATCCGACCATCAATCCAAAAAGGAGACAATCGTGACCAGTACGCTCAATCGCGACGGCCTGCTCCAGGCCTACCGGACGATGCGCACCATCCGTGAATTCGAAGAGCGGGTGCACAACGACTTTGCCACGGGCGAGATCCCGGGTTTCGTTCACCTGTACGCCGGTGAAGAGGCCTCTGCCACCGGGGTGTGCATGCACCTCAATGGCAACGACTACATCGCCAGTACCCACCGTGGCCATGGCCACTGCATCGCCAAGGGCGTCGACCCGGTCGGCATGATGGCCGAGATCTGGGGCAAGGCCACCGGCACCTGCAAGGGCAAGGGCGGCTCCATGCACATTGCCGACCTGGCGGTGGGCATGCTCGGTGCCAACGGCATCGTCGGCGGCGGCGGCCCGCTCATCTGCGGGACCGCGCTGGCCGGCAAGCTCAAGGGCGACAAGTCCGTGGGCGTGTGCTTCTTCGGTGACGGCGCCTCCAACCAGGGCACCATCTTCGAGGCCATGAACCTGGCCACGGTGTGGAACCTGCCGGTGATCTTCCTGGCCGAGAACAACGGCTACGCCGAAGCGACGTCCTCCACCTTCTCGGTGTCCTGCGACAACATCGCCGACCGCGCCGCGGCCTTCGGCATGCCGGGCGTGATCGTCGACGGCTTCGACTTCTTCGCCGTGTATGAAGCGGCCGGCGAGGCCATCGAGCGCGCCCGCAACGGCGGCGGCCCGACCCTGATGGAGGTGAAGGTGTCGCGCTACTACGGCCACTTCGAGGGCGATCAGCAGACCTACCGCGCCCCGGGCGAAGTGCAGAAACTGCGCGAGACCAAGGACTGCCTGCTGCAGTTCCGCCGCCGCGTGACCGCCAACGGCGAGATCACGGCCGAGCAGCTCGACGCCATCGACGCCGATGTGCTGAAGATGATCGATGACTCCGTGGTGAAGGCCAAGTCGGATCCCAAGCCGGCGCCGGCCGACCTGATGACCGACGTGTACGTGAGCTACTAAGAGATCCGAGGAGACGACAATGGCTAGAAAGATTACTTACCAGCAGGCCATCAACGAGGCGCTGGACCAGGAGATGAGTCGCGATCAGTCCGTGATCGTGATGGGTGAGGACAACGCCGGTGGCGCCGGCGCGCCGGGCGAGGAAGATTCCTGGGGCGGCGTGCTCGGCGTGACCAAGGGGCTGTTCCACAAGCACCCGGGCCGGGTGCTGGACACCCCGATCTCGGAGTCGGGTTTCATCGGCGCCGCGGTGGGCGCGGCCTGCAACGGCATGCGTCCGGTGGCCGAGCTCATGTTCGTGGATTTCATGGGCGTGTGCTTCGACCAGATCTTCAACCAGGCCGCCAAGTTCAAGTACATGTTCGGCGGCAAGGCGAAGACGCCGGTGGTGATCCGCACCATGTACGGCGCCGGTTTCCGTGCTGCGGCCCAGCATTCCCAGTGCCTGTACAACATGTTCACGCACATCCCCGGCCTGAAGGTGGTGGTGCCCTCCAACCCGTACGACGCCAAGGGCCTGCTGATCCAGTCCATCCGCGACAACGATCCGGTCATCTTCATGGAGCACAAGGTGCTCTACACCATGGAAGGCGACGTGCCCGAGGAGAGCTACGCGATCCCGTTCGGCGAGGCCGCGGTGCTGCGCGAAGGCGGCGACGTGACCATCGT
The nucleotide sequence above comes from Nitrogeniibacter mangrovi. Encoded proteins:
- a CDS encoding sigma-54-dependent Fis family transcriptional regulator, which gives rise to MQSPQAVARHVGKVLEVVESKSMLGPDASAQRLMRSWERSLNKHQVDPAQINTPRVVTSQELREHRERLEAFMRISREGIDRLHAQVLPANYCVLMTDAEGVTIDYRTVPSLDREFRDQGFRPGTCWSEDYEGTCGVGTSLIDGQPTLVHRNEHFRTHNIGFTCSSAPIFGMEDRPIALLDASALYSPEGRDSQLLVFRMVIERAQQIENAFAYYTLRPYWVLQCGRLAEYLSVQTDYLIGFDENGRIMGGNRRAKLEMFTRDGPAPEFIHDLFECTAHDILATAHGRPGQAFPLRLQGTGERLFANLHAPALRRRSAARPEHEKPNAPQAPVAAPSSHLRGFSHLAIEDVRLRDNVERALKIANRDIPAMLLGETGTGKEAFARAIHDYSERRDKPFVALNCAAIPENLIESELFGYRDGAFTGARNKGARGKILQADGGTLFLDEIGDMPLQLQCRLLRVLAEGEVLPLGAETPTPVNLHIICATHQNLPELVREGRFREDLYYRLNAAVFMLPPLRERTDITQVIDRVLRDESAAMGREGQELDSEVRRALEQYRWPGNIRQLRHAMRYACAISDGNALRPEHFPPEIFSPTGEGVEAGHHGLPELPAPPVMTARPPQPASHRPPVELTDTEAMLRARMIETLRRNQWQVKRSAQELGMSRATFYRKLDKLQIVPPNRRDSAW
- a CDS encoding PQQ-dependent dehydrogenase, methanol/ethanol family, with product MNKQSDFRHPSLARLLAVGVVTAMCLSIASAWAEDPEPPLGVNVLAPGFKWRPNYVSEDMLLHADKDANNWLNYGKDYEATRFSQLRQINQDNVVKLVPKWNLSFGVTDAQDSQTTVVNGRIYVTASQNKVFSIDGESGRIIWKYEHPLPGDIGPRLCCEAVNRGVAVFKDMVYMATLDSHVVALDNTTGRVKWDVKLGDYKTGEIYTSMPLVANGMIMVGNSGSDVGANAGKITALDPDTGKIVWQTFTRPVSEDDPAAKTWADGSWKTGGASAWLTGNYDPKTKTIFWGVGNPTPDFDPRVREGDNLYSNSTLALDADTGKIKHYFQYTPHGSWDYDGNNEVILIKDEKGRDVWLHADRNGHLYSINRDNAKCNWVVPIARVNWVKKFTDNCRPVVNPDKVPAYDKVVTDIAPILDGGKEWHPAAYSPLTKLMYVPFIDSSMDIQSKKMEWKSGEWFLSSKVLKANPYTGGVKAFNATTGELVWSRPQSTPATSGLVATAGGLVFSGDAEGWFSAMRDDTGETLWRFNVGTGIHGNPTTFNVDGKQYVAIVYGPGGGSLWPLVYGELFKHQNRGGGMIVFGLPD
- a CDS encoding SMP-30/gluconolactonase/LRE family protein; this translates as MTIPRTTMLACLLAGLTGAVHAEGGVTRLWETEARLRNPESIVPAADGERYYVSNVDGEPNAKDGKGFISLLDKNGHILKLEWVSGLNAPKGLARVGERLYVSDIDELVEIDTRSGTIVKRYPAEGAQFLNDVAADAAGNVYVSGMLTNRIYRLHDGTFDKWLESPELANPNGVTVRGDQLLVGAWGVMTPGGFATKVPGHVKVVSLATKQIRDFGGSEPVGNLDGIEPMADGSVLVTDWMAGGLMRVTADGKVHVLDKLAQGSADLGYVPATGTVLVPMMNNGTVIAFHLD
- a CDS encoding c-type cytochrome; the protein is MNQANRPGALGRQFRRASARLLPMALAVACAVPAWAVAPPADDNSAAVAAGQRRFDKLCTKCHGPAGDGTPGRAPKLQQRTDLPEALIRERIMTGKHGDHPMPPWGTVLDAKAIDELVAYVKWLGEHQGTDATEPVPPFDLNDKARIEAGHTRFNKTCAGYCHGYDGVGGRAPDFKGRTDLTTKLAFETIYNGRVGADVMPPWGGALSDEQIWELVAYLHYLGTLPAE
- a CDS encoding transporter substrate-binding domain-containing protein, which encodes MSERATRPYARWIVAGLMALAMGSAGAQNGASNPPLRVCVADDNAPFSGASGADRGIDVDLAEELGRRLTRTVQLDWIRIPNRGGLGKALNQSLAKGQCDVFAGIPYGGEVRADLAEKGLAVSAPYLAAAYVLVQAPGHHLTSLSDLHRVAHLGAVTATPADLYLFQAGLHRTPYGSNRDLVTALAKGEVDAAPVWSPALARLKADGVALWPDAVVPDVHFSGEMKTRFVLALRADEPDLLARVNTALAAMKSDGVVRSVADRYGLPLADAP
- a CDS encoding pyrroloquinoline quinone-dependent dehydrogenase, with amino-acid sequence MTSARYNIVGSMLALVGAMATISPAMADKGPGFEDPNNWPQYHRTYNAWRFSPLADINKDNVSKLKVAWIHQPGNITHGLQATPIEIDGVLYYISAFNNVWAVNAATGETLWHYAPKLAPISKQVFYAAASRGVTVGRGKVFLGTLDGRMIGLDQKTGKQVWSTQLTDQKNEYGALFSSPPQLAGNVLFGGTTGGDQPMRGKIYAVNADTGERVWTFEVPQDDPKSWPGDSYKRGGGTAWLPGTYDPSTDTIYIGTSNASPDYFTRGREGDNKWTASLLALDPKTGKLKWARQETPHDAWDFGAPYEALIVKDKEGKDVIVHLNKSGFVYVMDKNNGKLENAWQFAEHLNWAKGVDKKTGKPIDPVYPEVGKTKLFCPNLLGARSWNHGAYNPGTGLWYSHAMEVCNEVVSGPDDPNSLKAISALSLGIASIKLVPPPNDESHGRLDARDPITGKVKWSIRYDMPPLSSVLTTAGGLVFTGDMKGHIFGYDADNGKELWHFNAGSGLRGGPISYKVDGKQYIVIPTGLGSHAPGFLAGAYPQIKDLPGGAALIAFTLE
- a CDS encoding c-type cytochrome; its protein translation is MKRNNHDGPNLRVLAGVLAVAAVALCWSPLSRAFGVTGAAASANPVAGQPDAARHGEELFGRICQQCHNTRGHGGKCPQLVRGAWAPGGANSDQLMFNTITHGRPGTQMGAFGEVLTKEQIWQIITFLREEAVRVKAADAKKPKDDEADLWY